One window of Sphingobacteriales bacterium genomic DNA carries:
- a CDS encoding transposase: MIATKPSKNYKAEFDLHICNDCPFRDTCPTKTNRKYEKGVAIYKFKPEDYLRQQRHKNIQTIPKAHRKLRPNVEATMAQMRRGENRNGKLKVRGLINASLYSIAMAIVINFSRIVKHKKRITNSITLFSMLHALYSSIIRIAPFITHKKHYQHKVSYM; the protein is encoded by the coding sequence GTGATCGCCACTAAACCTTCAAAAAACTATAAAGCTGAATTTGACCTCCATATCTGTAACGATTGCCCCTTCAGAGACACTTGCCCCACCAAGACAAATCGAAAATATGAAAAAGGAGTGGCTATTTACAAGTTTAAACCCGAAGATTACCTGCGACAGCAACGACATAAAAATATACAAACAATACCCAAAGCGCATCGAAAACTCCGCCCTAATGTGGAAGCCACCATGGCGCAAATGAGAAGGGGGGAAAACCGAAACGGAAAATTAAAAGTAAGAGGCTTGATAAACGCCAGTCTCTATAGCATCGCCATGGCTATTGTTATCAATTTTAGTCGTATTGTAAAACATAAAAAACGGATAACCAACTCAATTACCCTCTTTTCAATGCTTCATGCACTATACAGCAGCATAATACGTATAGCCCCTTTCATAACGCATAAAAAACACTACCAGCACAAAGTATCATATATGTGA
- a CDS encoding transposase — translation MFKKNLTHNQSQLFGLSFYLNKDKQKRLENSSGGHFYRLVFCNIQEEDFSVLYSTKHSAPNAPINCMIAALLLMQKHSWTYAQLFEQIDFNLETRFALGLQDLEKVPFTEPTLFNFKSRLNTHLVNTGEDLIGKLFDRLTNQQLKELKLKTTIQRMDSLLLNSNIRSYSRIELLVELLLRFYSILTAEEQERYTADLSDYIGKKSKRIYPPYQTGRPKHSPPKVRASLSLAIHTIAGYLSGTRSLSGIFPRVCRTLYPA, via the coding sequence ATGTTCAAGAAGAATTTAACCCATAATCAATCTCAACTTTTTGGTTTGTCGTTTTACTTAAATAAAGATAAGCAAAAACGGCTTGAAAATAGTAGTGGCGGTCATTTTTATCGGCTTGTTTTTTGCAATATACAAGAGGAAGACTTTTCGGTACTGTATTCGACCAAACATAGTGCGCCCAATGCTCCTATCAATTGCATGATAGCGGCATTATTGTTGATGCAAAAGCATAGCTGGACGTATGCCCAACTCTTTGAACAGATAGACTTTAATTTGGAAACCCGTTTTGCTTTAGGTCTTCAGGATTTAGAGAAGGTTCCTTTCACCGAACCTACGCTGTTCAACTTCAAAAGTCGCCTCAACACTCACCTTGTTAACACAGGAGAAGATCTGATTGGCAAATTGTTCGACCGCTTAACAAACCAACAACTCAAAGAACTGAAACTAAAGACAACGATACAGCGTATGGATAGCCTTCTACTTAACAGCAATATACGCAGTTATAGTCGCATAGAACTCCTTGTGGAGTTGCTTTTGCGCTTTTACAGCATTCTCACTGCCGAAGAACAGGAGCGTTATACTGCTGACTTGTCGGACTATATCGGGAAAAAAAGCAAACGAATATATCCGCCATATCAAACCGGGAGACCAAAACACTCACCTCCAAAAGTTAGGGCAAGTCTATCACTTGCTATACACACAATTGCAGGATATTTATCGGGAACACGAAGTCTTTCAGGTATTTTCCCGCGTGTATGCCGAACACTTTACCCTGCCTGA